In Lutra lutra chromosome 6, mLutLut1.2, whole genome shotgun sequence, the following are encoded in one genomic region:
- the BAG6 gene encoding large proline-rich protein BAG6 isoform X13, giving the protein MEPSDSTSTTTSMEEPDSLEVLVKTLDSQTRTFIVGAQMNVKEFKEHIAASVSIPSEKQRLIYQGRVLQDDKKLQEYNVGGKVIHLVERAPPQTQLPSGASSGIGSASATHGGGPPPGTRGPGASVHDRNANSYVMVGTFNLPSDGSAVDVHINMEQAPIQSEPRVRLVMAQHMIRDIQTLLSRMECRGGPQAQHSQPPPQTPTVVPEPGALSSQTSEPVESEVPPREPMEAEEVEERAPAQSPELTPSGPAPVGPTPAPETNAPNHPSPAEYVEVLQELQRLESRLQPFLQRYYEVLGAAATTDYNNNQEGREEDQRLINLVGESLRLLGNTFVALSDLRCNLACAPPRHLHVVRPMSHYTTPMVLQQAAIPIQINVGTTVTMTGNGTRPPPAANAEAAPPGPGQASSLAPTSTTVESSTEGVPPPGPAPPPTTSHPRVIRISHQSVEPVVMMHMNIQDSGTQPGGVPSAPTGPLGPPGHGQTLGSTLIQLPSLPPEFMHAVAHQITHQAMVAAVASAAAGQQVPGFPTAPTRVVIARPTPPQARPSHPGGPPVSGTLQGAGLGTNASLAQMVSGLVGQLLMQPVLVAQGTPGMAPPPAPATASASAGTTNTATTAGPAPGGPAQPPPPQPSTADLQFSQLLGNLLGPAGPGAGGSGMASPTITVAMPGVPAFLQGMTDFLQATQTAPPPPPPPPPPPPAPEQQTMPPPGSPSGGAGSPGGLGLESLSPEFFTSVVQGVLNSLLGSLGARAGSSESIAAFIQRLSGSSNIFEPGADGALGFFGALLSLLCQNFSMVDVVMLLHGHFQPLQRLQPQLRSFFHQHYLGGQEPTPGNIRTATHTLITGLEEYVRESFSLVQVQPGVDIIRTNLEFLQEQFNSIAAHVLHCTDSGFGARLLELCNQGLFECLALNLHCLGGQQMELAAVINGRIRRMSRGVNPSLVSWLTTMMGLRLQVVLEHMPVGPDAILRYVRRVGDPPQPLPEEPMEVQGSERTSPEPQRENASPAPGTTAEEAMSRGPPPAPEGGGSRDEQDGASAETEPWAAAVPPEWVPIIQQDIQSQRKVKPQPPLSDAYLSGMPAKRRKLRADIQKRLQEDPNYSPQRFPNAHRAFADDP; this is encoded by the exons ATGGAGCCCAGTGATAGTACCAGTACCACTACCAGTATGGAGGAACCTGACAGCCTGGAGGTGCTGGTGAAGACCTTGGACTCTCAGACTCGGACCTTTATTGTGGGGGCCCAG ATGAATGTAAAGGAGTTTAAAGAGCACATTGCTGCCTCTGTCAGCATTCCCTCTGAGAAACAACGGCTCATTTATCAGGGACGAGTTCTGCAGGATGATAAGAAGCTCCAGGAATACA atgTTGGGGGAAAGGTTATTCACCTCGTGGAACGGGCTCCTCCTCAGACTCAGCTCCCTTCTGGGGCATCTTCTGGGATAGGTTCTGCCTCAGCCACCCATGGTGGAGGACCCCCACCTGGTACACGGGGGCCTGGGGCCTCTGTTCATGACCGGAATGCCAACAGCTATGTCATGGTTGGAACCTTCAACCTTCCT AGTGACGGCTCTGCTGTGGATGTTCACATCAACATGGAACAGGCCCCGATTCAG AGTGAGCCCCGAGTACGGCTGGTGATGGCTCAGCACATGATCAGGGATATACAGACCTTACTATCCCGGATGGAG TGTCGAGGGGGACCCCAAGCACAGCACAGTCAGCCACCCCCACAGACGCCGACTGTGGTCCCGGAGCCTGGAGCCTTGAGCTCTCAAACATCAGAACCAGTTGAAAGTGAAGTGCCTCCTCGGGAGCCCATGGAGGCGGAAGAAGTGGAGGAGCgtgccccagcccagagcccagaactCACCCCTTCTGGCCCAGCCCCTGTGGGCCCAACGCCTGCCCCAGAGACAAATGCACCCAA CCATCCTTCCCCGGCGGAGTATGTTGAAGTGCTCCAGGAGCTCCAGCGGCTGGAGAGCCGCCTTCAGCCCTTCCTGCAGCGCTACTACGAGGTTCTGGGTGCCGCTGCCACCACGGACTACAACAACAAC CAAGAGGGGCGCGAAGAGGATCAGCGCTTGATTAACTTGGTAGGGGAGAGCCTGCGGCTGCTGGGCAACACCTTTGTGGCGCTGTCGGACCTGCGCTGCAATCTGGCCTGTGCGCCCCCGCGACACCTGCACGTGGTCCGGCCCATGTCGCACTACACCACTCCCATGGTGCTCCAGCAGGCAGCCATCCCCATTCAG ATCAACGTGGGAACCACTGTGACCATGACGGGGAATGGGACTCGCCCCCCCCCGGCTGCCAATGCGGAGGCAGCTCCCCCTGGTCCTGGGCAGGCCTCATCCCTGGCTCCCACTTCTACCACTGTTGAGTCCTCCACCGAGGGGGTTCCCCCGCCAGGGCCAGCTCCCCCACCGACCACCAGCCACCCGAGGGTCATCCGGATTTCCCACCAGAGCGTGGAACCCGTGGTTATGATGCACATGAACATCCAAG ATTCTGGCACACAGCCCGGTGGAGTTCCGAGTGCTCCCACTGGCCCCCTAGGACCCCCTGGTCATGGCCAGACCCTGG GCTCCACCCTCATCcagctgccctccctgccccctgagTTCATGCACGCCGTCGCCCACCAGATCACTCATCAGGCCATGGTGGCAGCTGTTGCCTCCGCGGCCGCAG GACAGCAGGTGCCAGGCTTTCCGACAGCTCCGACCCGGGTGGTGATCGCCCGGCCCACCCCTCCACAGGCTCGGCCTTCCCATCCTGGGGGGCCCCCTGTCTCGGGTACTCTA CAGGGGGCCGGGCTGGGTACAAATGCCTCTTTGGCCCAGATGGTGAGCGGACTTGTGGGGCAGCTTCTGATGCAGCCTGTTCTCGTGG CTCAGGGGACTCCAGGAATGGCTCCGCCTCCGGCCCCCGCCACTGCTTCAGCTAGTGCAGGCACCACCAACACCGCTACCACAGCCGGCCCTGCTCCTGGGGGGCCCGCCCAGCCTCCACCCCCTCAGCCCTCCACGGCCGACCTGCAGTTCTCTCAGCTCCTGGGGAACCTGCTGGGGCCGGCGGGGCCTGGGGCCGGAGGGTCTGGCATGGCTTCTCCCACCATCACCGTGGCGATGCCCGGCGTCCCCGCCTTTCTGCAGGGCATGACTGACTTTCTGCAG GCAACACAGACGGCgcctccaccccctccaccacccccgcccccacccccggcccctgaGCAGCAGACCATGCCCCCACCAGGGTCCCCTTCTGGTGGCGCAGGGAGTCCTGGAGGCCTGGGTCTTGAGAGCCTTTCACCGGAGTTTTTTACCTCCGTGGTGCAGGGTGTTCTGAActccctgctgggctccctgggggCCCGGGCTGGCAGCAGTGAGAGTATTGCCGCTTTCATACAGCGCCTCAGTGGATCCAGCAACATCTTCGAGCCTGGGGCTGATGGGGCCCTCG GATTCTTTGGGGCCCTACTCTCTCTTCTGTGCCAGAACTTTTCCATGGTGGACGTGGTGATGCTTCTTCATGGCCATTTCCAGCCACTGCAGcggctccagccccagctgcGATCCTTTTTCCACCAGCACTACTTGGGTGGCCAAGAGCCCACGCCTGGTAACATACGG ACGGCAACCCACACGTTGATCACGGGGCTGGAAGAATATGTGCGGGAGAGTTTT TCTCTGGTGCAGGTTCAGCCTGGCGTGGACATCATCCGGACAAACCTGGAGTTTCTCCAAGAGCAGTTCAACAGCATTGCCGCTCACGTGCTGCACTGCACAG ACAGTGGATTTGGGGCCCGTTTGCTGGAGCTGTGTAACCAGGGCCTGTTTGAATGCCTGGCCCTCAACCTGCACTGCTTGGGGGGACAGCAGATGGAACTGGCTGCAGTCATCAATGGCCGAATT CGTCGCATGTCTCGTGGGGTGAACCCATCCTTGGTGAGCTGGCTGACCACTATGATGGGACTGAGGCTTCAGGTGGTTCTGGAGCACATGCCCGTGGGCCCTGATGCCATCCTCAGATACGTTCGCAGGGTCGGTGATCCCCCCCAG CCCCTTCCTGAGGAGCCAATGGAAGTTCAGGGATCAGAAAGAACTTCCCCTGAGCCTCAG CGGGAGAATGCTTCCCCGGCCCCGGGCACTACGGCAGAAGAGGCCATGTCCCGAGGGCCACCTCCTGCTCCTGAGGGTGGCGGCTCCCGTGACGAGCAGGATGGAGCTTCAGCTGAGACAGAGCCTTGGGCAGCTGCAGTCCCCCCA gagTGGGTTCCGATTATCCAGCAGGACATTCAGAGCCAGCGGAAGGTGAAGCCGCAGCCCCCCCTGAGCGATGCCTACCTCAGTGGTATGCCTGCCAAGAGACGTAAG ctccgGGCTGATATACAAAAGCGACTGCAGGAAGACCCCAACTACAGTCCCCAGCGCTTCCCTAATGCCCACCGGGCCTTTGCTGATGATCCCTAG
- the BAG6 gene encoding large proline-rich protein BAG6 isoform X25 produces the protein MEPSDSTSTTTSMEEPDSLEVLVKTLDSQTRTFIVGAQMNVKEFKEHIAASVSIPSEKQRLIYQGRVLQDDKKLQEYNVGGKVIHLVERAPPQTQLPSGASSGIGSASATHGGGPPPGTRGPGASVHDRNANSYVMVGTFNLPSEPRVRLVMAQHMIRDIQTLLSRMECRGGPQAQHSQPPPQTPTVVPEPGALSSQTSEPVESEVPPREPMEAEEVEERAPAQSPELTPSGPAPVGPTPAPETNAPNHPSPAEYVEVLQELQRLESRLQPFLQRYYEVLGAAATTDYNNNQEGREEDQRLINLVGESLRLLGNTFVALSDLRCNLACAPPRHLHVVRPMSHYTTPMVLQQAAIPIQINVGTTVTMTGNGTRPPPAANAEAAPPGPGQASSLAPTSTTVESSTEGVPPPGPAPPPTTSHPRVIRISHQSVEPVVMMHMNIQDSGTQPGGVPSAPTGPLGPPGHGQTLGQQVPGFPTAPTRVVIARPTPPQARPSHPGGPPVSGTLGAGLGTNASLAQMVSGLVGQLLMQPVLVAQGTPGMAPPPAPATASASAGTTNTATTAGPAPGGPAQPPPPQPSTADLQFSQLLGNLLGPAGPGAGGSGMASPTITVAMPGVPAFLQGMTDFLQATQTAPPPPPPPPPPPPAPEQQTMPPPGSPSGGAGSPGGLGLESLSPEFFTSVVQGVLNSLLGSLGARAGSSESIAAFIQRLSGSSNIFEPGADGALGFFGALLSLLCQNFSMVDVVMLLHGHFQPLQRLQPQLRSFFHQHYLGGQEPTPGNIRTATHTLITGLEEYVRESFSLVQVQPGVDIIRTNLEFLQEQFNSIAAHVLHCTDSGFGARLLELCNQGLFECLALNLHCLGGQQMELAAVINGRIRRMSRGVNPSLVSWLTTMMGLRLQVVLEHMPVGPDAILRYVRRVGDPPQPLPEEPMEVQGSERTSPEPQRENASPAPGTTAEEAMSRGPPPAPEGGGSRDEQDGASAETEPWAAAVPPEWVPIIQQDIQSQRKVKPQPPLSDAYLSGMPAKRRKLRADIQKRLQEDPNYSPQRFPNAHRAFADDP, from the exons ATGGAGCCCAGTGATAGTACCAGTACCACTACCAGTATGGAGGAACCTGACAGCCTGGAGGTGCTGGTGAAGACCTTGGACTCTCAGACTCGGACCTTTATTGTGGGGGCCCAG ATGAATGTAAAGGAGTTTAAAGAGCACATTGCTGCCTCTGTCAGCATTCCCTCTGAGAAACAACGGCTCATTTATCAGGGACGAGTTCTGCAGGATGATAAGAAGCTCCAGGAATACA atgTTGGGGGAAAGGTTATTCACCTCGTGGAACGGGCTCCTCCTCAGACTCAGCTCCCTTCTGGGGCATCTTCTGGGATAGGTTCTGCCTCAGCCACCCATGGTGGAGGACCCCCACCTGGTACACGGGGGCCTGGGGCCTCTGTTCATGACCGGAATGCCAACAGCTATGTCATGGTTGGAACCTTCAACCTTCCT AGTGAGCCCCGAGTACGGCTGGTGATGGCTCAGCACATGATCAGGGATATACAGACCTTACTATCCCGGATGGAG TGTCGAGGGGGACCCCAAGCACAGCACAGTCAGCCACCCCCACAGACGCCGACTGTGGTCCCGGAGCCTGGAGCCTTGAGCTCTCAAACATCAGAACCAGTTGAAAGTGAAGTGCCTCCTCGGGAGCCCATGGAGGCGGAAGAAGTGGAGGAGCgtgccccagcccagagcccagaactCACCCCTTCTGGCCCAGCCCCTGTGGGCCCAACGCCTGCCCCAGAGACAAATGCACCCAA CCATCCTTCCCCGGCGGAGTATGTTGAAGTGCTCCAGGAGCTCCAGCGGCTGGAGAGCCGCCTTCAGCCCTTCCTGCAGCGCTACTACGAGGTTCTGGGTGCCGCTGCCACCACGGACTACAACAACAAC CAAGAGGGGCGCGAAGAGGATCAGCGCTTGATTAACTTGGTAGGGGAGAGCCTGCGGCTGCTGGGCAACACCTTTGTGGCGCTGTCGGACCTGCGCTGCAATCTGGCCTGTGCGCCCCCGCGACACCTGCACGTGGTCCGGCCCATGTCGCACTACACCACTCCCATGGTGCTCCAGCAGGCAGCCATCCCCATTCAG ATCAACGTGGGAACCACTGTGACCATGACGGGGAATGGGACTCGCCCCCCCCCGGCTGCCAATGCGGAGGCAGCTCCCCCTGGTCCTGGGCAGGCCTCATCCCTGGCTCCCACTTCTACCACTGTTGAGTCCTCCACCGAGGGGGTTCCCCCGCCAGGGCCAGCTCCCCCACCGACCACCAGCCACCCGAGGGTCATCCGGATTTCCCACCAGAGCGTGGAACCCGTGGTTATGATGCACATGAACATCCAAG ATTCTGGCACACAGCCCGGTGGAGTTCCGAGTGCTCCCACTGGCCCCCTAGGACCCCCTGGTCATGGCCAGACCCTGG GACAGCAGGTGCCAGGCTTTCCGACAGCTCCGACCCGGGTGGTGATCGCCCGGCCCACCCCTCCACAGGCTCGGCCTTCCCATCCTGGGGGGCCCCCTGTCTCGGGTACTCTA GGGGCCGGGCTGGGTACAAATGCCTCTTTGGCCCAGATGGTGAGCGGACTTGTGGGGCAGCTTCTGATGCAGCCTGTTCTCGTGG CTCAGGGGACTCCAGGAATGGCTCCGCCTCCGGCCCCCGCCACTGCTTCAGCTAGTGCAGGCACCACCAACACCGCTACCACAGCCGGCCCTGCTCCTGGGGGGCCCGCCCAGCCTCCACCCCCTCAGCCCTCCACGGCCGACCTGCAGTTCTCTCAGCTCCTGGGGAACCTGCTGGGGCCGGCGGGGCCTGGGGCCGGAGGGTCTGGCATGGCTTCTCCCACCATCACCGTGGCGATGCCCGGCGTCCCCGCCTTTCTGCAGGGCATGACTGACTTTCTGCAG GCAACACAGACGGCgcctccaccccctccaccacccccgcccccacccccggcccctgaGCAGCAGACCATGCCCCCACCAGGGTCCCCTTCTGGTGGCGCAGGGAGTCCTGGAGGCCTGGGTCTTGAGAGCCTTTCACCGGAGTTTTTTACCTCCGTGGTGCAGGGTGTTCTGAActccctgctgggctccctgggggCCCGGGCTGGCAGCAGTGAGAGTATTGCCGCTTTCATACAGCGCCTCAGTGGATCCAGCAACATCTTCGAGCCTGGGGCTGATGGGGCCCTCG GATTCTTTGGGGCCCTACTCTCTCTTCTGTGCCAGAACTTTTCCATGGTGGACGTGGTGATGCTTCTTCATGGCCATTTCCAGCCACTGCAGcggctccagccccagctgcGATCCTTTTTCCACCAGCACTACTTGGGTGGCCAAGAGCCCACGCCTGGTAACATACGG ACGGCAACCCACACGTTGATCACGGGGCTGGAAGAATATGTGCGGGAGAGTTTT TCTCTGGTGCAGGTTCAGCCTGGCGTGGACATCATCCGGACAAACCTGGAGTTTCTCCAAGAGCAGTTCAACAGCATTGCCGCTCACGTGCTGCACTGCACAG ACAGTGGATTTGGGGCCCGTTTGCTGGAGCTGTGTAACCAGGGCCTGTTTGAATGCCTGGCCCTCAACCTGCACTGCTTGGGGGGACAGCAGATGGAACTGGCTGCAGTCATCAATGGCCGAATT CGTCGCATGTCTCGTGGGGTGAACCCATCCTTGGTGAGCTGGCTGACCACTATGATGGGACTGAGGCTTCAGGTGGTTCTGGAGCACATGCCCGTGGGCCCTGATGCCATCCTCAGATACGTTCGCAGGGTCGGTGATCCCCCCCAG CCCCTTCCTGAGGAGCCAATGGAAGTTCAGGGATCAGAAAGAACTTCCCCTGAGCCTCAG CGGGAGAATGCTTCCCCGGCCCCGGGCACTACGGCAGAAGAGGCCATGTCCCGAGGGCCACCTCCTGCTCCTGAGGGTGGCGGCTCCCGTGACGAGCAGGATGGAGCTTCAGCTGAGACAGAGCCTTGGGCAGCTGCAGTCCCCCCA gagTGGGTTCCGATTATCCAGCAGGACATTCAGAGCCAGCGGAAGGTGAAGCCGCAGCCCCCCCTGAGCGATGCCTACCTCAGTGGTATGCCTGCCAAGAGACGTAAG ctccgGGCTGATATACAAAAGCGACTGCAGGAAGACCCCAACTACAGTCCCCAGCGCTTCCCTAATGCCCACCGGGCCTTTGCTGATGATCCCTAG
- the BAG6 gene encoding large proline-rich protein BAG6 isoform X2, whose protein sequence is MEPSDSTSTTTSMEEPDSLEVLVKTLDSQTRTFIVGAQMNVKEFKEHIAASVSIPSEKQRLIYQGRVLQDDKKLQEYNVGGKVIHLVERAPPQTQLPSGASSGIGSASATHGGGPPPGTRGPGASVHDRNANSYVMVGTFNLPSDGSAVDVHINMEQAPIQSEPRVRLVMAQHMIRDIQTLLSRMECRGGPQAQHSQPPPQTPTVVPEPGALSSQTSEPVESEVPPREPMEAEEVEERAPAQSPELTPSGPAPVGPTPAPETNAPNHPSPAEYVEVLQELQRLESRLQPFLQRYYEVLGAAATTDYNNNQEGREEDQRLINLVGESLRLLGNTFVALSDLRCNLACAPPRHLHVVRPMSHYTTPMVLQQAAIPIQINVGTTVTMTGNGTRPPPAANAEAAPPGPGQASSLAPTSTTVESSTEGVPPPGPAPPPTTSHPRVIRISHQSVEPVVMMHMNIQGPLSLSPCPDSGTQPGGVPSAPTGPLGPPGHGQTLGSTLIQLPSLPPEFMHAVAHQITHQAMVAAVASAAAGQQVPGFPTAPTRVVIARPTPPQARPSHPGGPPVSGTLGAGLGTNASLAQMVSGLVGQLLMQPVLVAQGTPGMAPPPAPATASASAGTTNTATTAGPAPGGPAQPPPPQPSTADLQFSQLLGNLLGPAGPGAGGSGMASPTITVAMPGVPAFLQGMTDFLQATQTAPPPPPPPPPPPPAPEQQTMPPPGSPSGGAGSPGGLGLESLSPEFFTSVVQGVLNSLLGSLGARAGSSESIAAFIQRLSGSSNIFEPGADGALGFFGALLSLLCQNFSMVDVVMLLHGHFQPLQRLQPQLRSFFHQHYLGGQEPTPGNIRTATHTLITGLEEYVRESFSLVQVQPGVDIIRTNLEFLQEQFNSIAAHVLHCTDSGFGARLLELCNQGLFECLALNLHCLGGQQMELAAVINGRIRRMSRGVNPSLVSWLTTMMGLRLQVVLEHMPVGPDAILRYVRRVGDPPQPLPEEPMEVQGSERTSPEPQRENASPAPGTTAEEAMSRGPPPAPEGGGSRDEQDGASAETEPWAAAVPPEWVPIIQQDIQSQRKVKPQPPLSDAYLSGMPAKRRKTMQGEGPQLLLSEAVSRAAKAAGARPLTSPESLSRDLEAPEVQESYRQQLRADIQKRLQEDPNYSPQRFPNAHRAFADDP, encoded by the exons ATGGAGCCCAGTGATAGTACCAGTACCACTACCAGTATGGAGGAACCTGACAGCCTGGAGGTGCTGGTGAAGACCTTGGACTCTCAGACTCGGACCTTTATTGTGGGGGCCCAG ATGAATGTAAAGGAGTTTAAAGAGCACATTGCTGCCTCTGTCAGCATTCCCTCTGAGAAACAACGGCTCATTTATCAGGGACGAGTTCTGCAGGATGATAAGAAGCTCCAGGAATACA atgTTGGGGGAAAGGTTATTCACCTCGTGGAACGGGCTCCTCCTCAGACTCAGCTCCCTTCTGGGGCATCTTCTGGGATAGGTTCTGCCTCAGCCACCCATGGTGGAGGACCCCCACCTGGTACACGGGGGCCTGGGGCCTCTGTTCATGACCGGAATGCCAACAGCTATGTCATGGTTGGAACCTTCAACCTTCCT AGTGACGGCTCTGCTGTGGATGTTCACATCAACATGGAACAGGCCCCGATTCAG AGTGAGCCCCGAGTACGGCTGGTGATGGCTCAGCACATGATCAGGGATATACAGACCTTACTATCCCGGATGGAG TGTCGAGGGGGACCCCAAGCACAGCACAGTCAGCCACCCCCACAGACGCCGACTGTGGTCCCGGAGCCTGGAGCCTTGAGCTCTCAAACATCAGAACCAGTTGAAAGTGAAGTGCCTCCTCGGGAGCCCATGGAGGCGGAAGAAGTGGAGGAGCgtgccccagcccagagcccagaactCACCCCTTCTGGCCCAGCCCCTGTGGGCCCAACGCCTGCCCCAGAGACAAATGCACCCAA CCATCCTTCCCCGGCGGAGTATGTTGAAGTGCTCCAGGAGCTCCAGCGGCTGGAGAGCCGCCTTCAGCCCTTCCTGCAGCGCTACTACGAGGTTCTGGGTGCCGCTGCCACCACGGACTACAACAACAAC CAAGAGGGGCGCGAAGAGGATCAGCGCTTGATTAACTTGGTAGGGGAGAGCCTGCGGCTGCTGGGCAACACCTTTGTGGCGCTGTCGGACCTGCGCTGCAATCTGGCCTGTGCGCCCCCGCGACACCTGCACGTGGTCCGGCCCATGTCGCACTACACCACTCCCATGGTGCTCCAGCAGGCAGCCATCCCCATTCAG ATCAACGTGGGAACCACTGTGACCATGACGGGGAATGGGACTCGCCCCCCCCCGGCTGCCAATGCGGAGGCAGCTCCCCCTGGTCCTGGGCAGGCCTCATCCCTGGCTCCCACTTCTACCACTGTTGAGTCCTCCACCGAGGGGGTTCCCCCGCCAGGGCCAGCTCCCCCACCGACCACCAGCCACCCGAGGGTCATCCGGATTTCCCACCAGAGCGTGGAACCCGTGGTTATGATGCACATGAACATCCAAG GgccactctctctgtctccctgcccagATTCTGGCACACAGCCCGGTGGAGTTCCGAGTGCTCCCACTGGCCCCCTAGGACCCCCTGGTCATGGCCAGACCCTGG GCTCCACCCTCATCcagctgccctccctgccccctgagTTCATGCACGCCGTCGCCCACCAGATCACTCATCAGGCCATGGTGGCAGCTGTTGCCTCCGCGGCCGCAG GACAGCAGGTGCCAGGCTTTCCGACAGCTCCGACCCGGGTGGTGATCGCCCGGCCCACCCCTCCACAGGCTCGGCCTTCCCATCCTGGGGGGCCCCCTGTCTCGGGTACTCTA GGGGCCGGGCTGGGTACAAATGCCTCTTTGGCCCAGATGGTGAGCGGACTTGTGGGGCAGCTTCTGATGCAGCCTGTTCTCGTGG CTCAGGGGACTCCAGGAATGGCTCCGCCTCCGGCCCCCGCCACTGCTTCAGCTAGTGCAGGCACCACCAACACCGCTACCACAGCCGGCCCTGCTCCTGGGGGGCCCGCCCAGCCTCCACCCCCTCAGCCCTCCACGGCCGACCTGCAGTTCTCTCAGCTCCTGGGGAACCTGCTGGGGCCGGCGGGGCCTGGGGCCGGAGGGTCTGGCATGGCTTCTCCCACCATCACCGTGGCGATGCCCGGCGTCCCCGCCTTTCTGCAGGGCATGACTGACTTTCTGCAG GCAACACAGACGGCgcctccaccccctccaccacccccgcccccacccccggcccctgaGCAGCAGACCATGCCCCCACCAGGGTCCCCTTCTGGTGGCGCAGGGAGTCCTGGAGGCCTGGGTCTTGAGAGCCTTTCACCGGAGTTTTTTACCTCCGTGGTGCAGGGTGTTCTGAActccctgctgggctccctgggggCCCGGGCTGGCAGCAGTGAGAGTATTGCCGCTTTCATACAGCGCCTCAGTGGATCCAGCAACATCTTCGAGCCTGGGGCTGATGGGGCCCTCG GATTCTTTGGGGCCCTACTCTCTCTTCTGTGCCAGAACTTTTCCATGGTGGACGTGGTGATGCTTCTTCATGGCCATTTCCAGCCACTGCAGcggctccagccccagctgcGATCCTTTTTCCACCAGCACTACTTGGGTGGCCAAGAGCCCACGCCTGGTAACATACGG ACGGCAACCCACACGTTGATCACGGGGCTGGAAGAATATGTGCGGGAGAGTTTT TCTCTGGTGCAGGTTCAGCCTGGCGTGGACATCATCCGGACAAACCTGGAGTTTCTCCAAGAGCAGTTCAACAGCATTGCCGCTCACGTGCTGCACTGCACAG ACAGTGGATTTGGGGCCCGTTTGCTGGAGCTGTGTAACCAGGGCCTGTTTGAATGCCTGGCCCTCAACCTGCACTGCTTGGGGGGACAGCAGATGGAACTGGCTGCAGTCATCAATGGCCGAATT CGTCGCATGTCTCGTGGGGTGAACCCATCCTTGGTGAGCTGGCTGACCACTATGATGGGACTGAGGCTTCAGGTGGTTCTGGAGCACATGCCCGTGGGCCCTGATGCCATCCTCAGATACGTTCGCAGGGTCGGTGATCCCCCCCAG CCCCTTCCTGAGGAGCCAATGGAAGTTCAGGGATCAGAAAGAACTTCCCCTGAGCCTCAG CGGGAGAATGCTTCCCCGGCCCCGGGCACTACGGCAGAAGAGGCCATGTCCCGAGGGCCACCTCCTGCTCCTGAGGGTGGCGGCTCCCGTGACGAGCAGGATGGAGCTTCAGCTGAGACAGAGCCTTGGGCAGCTGCAGTCCCCCCA gagTGGGTTCCGATTATCCAGCAGGACATTCAGAGCCAGCGGAAGGTGAAGCCGCAGCCCCCCCTGAGCGATGCCTACCTCAGTGGTATGCCTGCCAAGAGACGTAAG ACGATGCAGGGTGAGGGCCCCCAGCTGCTTCTCTCAGAGGCCGTGAGCCGGGCAGCTAAGGCAGCCGGAGCTCGGCCCCTGACGAGCCCTGAGAGCCTGAGCCGGGACCTGGAGGCACCAGAGGTTCAGGAGAGCTACAGGCAGCAG ctccgGGCTGATATACAAAAGCGACTGCAGGAAGACCCCAACTACAGTCCCCAGCGCTTCCCTAATGCCCACCGGGCCTTTGCTGATGATCCCTAG